The following coding sequences lie in one Raphanus sativus cultivar WK10039 unplaced genomic scaffold, ASM80110v3 Scaffold0395, whole genome shotgun sequence genomic window:
- the LOC108853011 gene encoding 60S ribosomal protein L15-1 has product MGAYKYVSELWRKKQSDVMRFVQRVRCWEYRQQPSIVRLVRPTRPDKARRLGYKAKQGFVVYRVRVRRGGRKRPVPKGIVYGKPTNQGVTQLKFQRSKRSVAEERAGRKLGGLRVVNSYWLNEDSTYKYYEIILVDPAHNAVRNDPRINWICNPVHKHRELRGLTSEGKKNRGLRGKGHNNHKNRPSRRATWKKNNSLSLRRYR; this is encoded by the exons ATGG GGGCGTACAAGTATGTGTCTGAGCTATGGAGGAAGAAGCAGTCGGATGTGATGAGGTTTGTGCAGAGGGTCAGGTGCTGGGAGTACAGACAGCAACCTTCCATTGTCCGTCTCGTCAGGCCTACTCGTCCCGACAAGGCCCGTCGTCTCGGCTACAAGGCCAAGCag GGGTTTGTTGTCTACCGTGTTCGTGTGAGACGTGGAGGTCGCAAGAGGCCAGTTCCCAAGGGTATTGTGTATGGTAAACCCACTAACCAGGGAGTGACACAGCTCAAATTCCAGCGCAGTAAGAGATCTGTTGCTGAGGAACGTGCTGGCCGCAAACTTGGTGGCCTCAGGGTCGTTAACTCCTACTGGCTCAATGAG GACTCTACCTACAAGTATTACGAGATCATACTTGTGGACCCTGCACACAATGCCGTCCGTAATGACCCAAGGATCAACTGGATCTGCAACCCAGTGCACAAGCACAGAGAACTCAGGGGGCTCACCTCAGAGGGAAAGAAGAATCGTGGTCTTCGTGGAAAGGGTCACAACAACCACAAGAACAGACCTTCTCGCAGGGCTACCTGGAAGAAGAACAATTCCCTCTCTCTCCGTCGTTACCGGTGA
- the LOC108848827 gene encoding L-lactate dehydrogenase B: protein MSNNGSSSRLGPGGLDLTNTFFKPIQNSDPPIPSNRCTKVSVIGVGNVGMAIAQTILTQDIADEIALVDAKPDKLRGEMLDLQHAAAFLPRTRITASVDYEVTAGSDLCIVTAGARQNPGESRLNLLQRNVALFRHIIPPLAKSSPDAILLIVSNPVDVLTYVAWKLSGFPVNRVLGSGTNLDSSRFRFLIADHLDVNAQDVQAFIVGEHGDSSVALWSSISVGGIPVLSFLEKQQIAYEKQTLEDIHQTVVGSAYEVIGLKGYTSWAIGYSVANLAYTILRDQRKIHPVTVLARGFYGVDGGDVFLSLPALLGRNGVVAVTNVHMTDEESEKLQKSAKTILEMQSQLGL, encoded by the exons ATGTCGAACAACGGATCGAGTTCACGGTTAGGCCCGGGCGGTCTGGATCTAACCAACACCTTTTTCAAACCGATCCAAAACTCCGACCCTCCCATCCCCTCCAACCGATGCACAAAGGTCTCCGTCATCGGAGTCGGAAACGTCGGCATGGCCATCGCTCAGACCATCCTCACCCAAGACATCGCCGACGAGATCGCCCTCGTCGACGCCAAGCCCGACAAGCTCCGAGGCGAGATGCTCGATCTCCAGCACGCCGCCGCTTTCCTCCCCCGCACCAGAATCACCGCCTCCGTCGACTACGAAGTCACCGCCGGATCCGATCTCTGCATCGTCACCGCCGGCGCTAGGCAGAACCCCGGCGAGTCCAGGCTCAATCTCCTCCAGAGGAACGTCGCTCTCTTCCGCCACATCATCCCTCCCCTCGCTAAGTCCTCTCCCGACGCGATCTTGCTCATCGTCTCTAACCCCGTGGATGTCTTGACCTACGTCGCCTGGAAACTCTCTGGTTTTCCCGTGAACCGGGTTCTCGGATCGGGTACTAATCTTGATTCCTCTCGGTTCAGGTTCTTGATCGCAGATCATCTCGACGTTAATGCTCAGGATGTGCAG GCATTCATCGTGGGAGAGCATGGAGACAGTTCGGTGGCGTTGTGGTCGAGTATAAGCGTGGGAGGCATCCCTGTCCTAAGCTTCCTGGAGAAGCAACAGATCGCGTACGAGAAACAAACCCTTGAGGACATTCACCAGACTGTCGTTGGAAGTGCCTATGAAGTCATTGGGCTCAAGGGTTACACTTCTTGGGCCATTGGCTACTCTGTTGCCAACCTGGCCTACACCATCCTCCGAGACCAGCGTAAGATCCACCCGGTCACGGTCCTTGCTCGTGGCTTCTATGGTGTTGATGGTGGTGATGTCTTCCTCAGTCTCCCGGCTCTGCTTGGACGTAACGGTGTGGTGGCTGTGACTAATGTGCATATGACTGATGAAGAGTCCGAGAAGCTGCAGAAATCGGCAAAGACTATATTGGAGATGCAGAGCCAGTTAGGACTTTGA
- the LOC108850148 gene encoding MATH domain and coiled-coil domain-containing protein At3g58210-like, translating into MGDDIKFTWVIKNFSSVSKKSYSDKVVIGGCEWSLIAYSDGNSKGSSKLRLFLGVTDGPNVRSGWSQHANLYCTIVNKNSRKVSQLLVTSRSSTQKASNWVLTSMIPLSELVDENGGFIVNGEVKIVMEVFVLVKQPLKKTKLNDNGYLVDVNGFQVLPSQAKIVRRISEKHADVALVLRAKNKHLSTACMNVLLCLIDTLSLTPQELSSEDLVEADNAPAYLKDAGFKVDWLEKKLKEVKENIEKVHIGETRMQELEDELKNLKHKCSEVEAMLEKEKADVLARSYLAFDELFNIIF; encoded by the exons ATGGGGGATGACATCAAGTTCACTTGGGTGATAAAAAATTTCTCATCGGTATCTAAGAAAAGTTATTCTGATAAAGTCGTCATTGGTGGCTGCGAATG GAGTCTCATTGCCTACTCCGATGGAAATAGTAAGGGTAGTAGTAAACTGCGTCTGTTTTTGGGGGTTACTGATGGTCCAAACGTGCGTTCTGGGTGGAGTCAGCACGCAAACCTTTATTGTACCAttgttaataaaaattcaagaaaGGTCTCGCAATTGCTAG TAACAAGTCGCTCGTCAACACAAAAGGCTTCCAACTGGGTTCTTACATCCATGATCCCCCTTAGCGAACTTGTGGATGAAAATGGTGGGTTTATTGTTAATGGAGAAGTCAAGATTGTTATGGAGGTTTTTGTGTTGGTGAAACAACCTCTGAAAAAGACAAAGCTGAATGATAATGGTTATTTGGTGGATGTCAATGGGTTTCAAGTTCTTCCTTCTCAG GCAAAAATTGTGAGACGTATTTCTGAAAAACACGCTGACGTTGCATTAGTACTCCGTGCAAAGAACAAACATCTGAGTACAGCATGCATGAATGTCCTACTCTGCCTGATCGATACACTAAGCCTGACACCTCAGGAGCTTTCCAGTGAAGATCTGGTGGAAGCAGACAATGCACCTGCATACCTGAAAGATGCGGGATTCAAGGTGGATTGGTTGGAGAAGAAGCTCAAGGAAGTGAAGGAAAATATAGAGAAGGTGCATATTGGAGAGACTCGTATGCAAGAGTTGGAGGATGAACTGAAAAACCTTAAGCATAAGTGCTCGGAAGTAGAAGCTATGTTGGAGAAAGAAAAGGCGGATGTGTTGGCAAGAAGTTATCTAGCATTCGATGAGTTGTTTAACATTATATTCTGA
- the LOC108853006 gene encoding transcription factor KUA1-like isoform X1, protein MTRRCSHCNQNGHNSRTCPNRGVKLFGVRLTEGSIRKCASMGNLSHHSSGSGLSGLVSNNPASPGDGPDHGVGGDGYASEDFVHGSSSSSSRERKRGNPWREEEHRMFLLGLQKLGKGDWRGISRSYVKTRTPTQVASHAQKYFIRLSNVSRRKRRSSLFDIVPPDEQVMDSHELQAEDVPMQGSDLILETEERESMKSTNSSSSGDEPPTVTVSASFGQEDAIQTELQPPPPGSFPVLYPAYFSPFYSFPFPVWPAAYVTGPPAKEEAHEILRPTAVHSKAAPINVDQLLGMSKLSLGEFSQNGVLEQSLSLKLVGGSASRQSAFHPNPANGGGVPDMNTVIHAV, encoded by the exons ATGACTCGCCGTTGCTCTCACTGCAACCAAAACGGACACAACTCACGTACATGTCCGAATCGCGGTGTAAAGCTCTTCGGTGTTCGTCTCACCGAGGGCTCGATCCGCAAATGTGCCAGTATGGGCAATCTCAGCCACCACTCCTCTGGCTCTGGGTTGAGTGGACTCGTGTCGAACAATCCTGCCTCTCCCGGTGATGGCCCTGACCACGGCGTCGGCGGCGACGGTTACGCCTCCGAGGACTTTGTTCACGGCTCATCATCATCCTCTAGCCGCGAGAGGAAGAGAG GGAATCCATGGAGGGAAGAAGAGCATAGGATGTTCTTGTTGGGTCTACAGAAGCTGGGGAAAGGTGATTGGAGAGGTATCTCTAGGAGCTATGTGAAGACTAGGACACCTACTCAGGTTGCGAGTCACGCTCAGAAGTATTTCATCAGACTGTCTAATGTCTCTCGCCGCAAGAGACGTTCTAGTCTCTTTGATATTGTTCCTCCTGATGAG CAGGTAATGGATTCTCATGAACTGCAAGCTGAGGATGTTCCGATGCAGGGCAGTGACTTGATCCTGGAGACTGAAGAGCGTGAGTCCATGAAATCCACCAACTCTAGTAGTAGTGGTGATGAGCCACCAACTGTGACGGTCTCTGCTTCTTTCGGACAAGAAGACGCTATCCAAACGGAGCTACAACCACCACCTCCGGGTTCATTCCCTGTGCTGTATCCGGCTTACTTCTCACCGTTCTACTCATTCCCCTTTCCGGTTTGGCCTGCTGCGTATGTTACCGGGCCACCGGCAAAGGAAGAGGCTCACGAGATTCTCAGGCCGACAGCTGTGCACTCAAAAGCCGCTCCGATTAATGTTGATCAACTTCTTGGTATGTCTAAGCTCAGCCTCGGAGAGTTTAGCCAAAATGGTGTATTGGAACAGTCTCTTTCATTGAAACTAGTTGGAGGTTCGGCTTCAAGGCAATCAGCCTTTCATCCAAATCCAGCCAATGGTGGTGGTGTACCGGACATGAACACCGTGATTCATGCTGTCTAA
- the LOC108853006 gene encoding transcription factor KUA1-like isoform X2, translated as MTRRCSHCNQNGHNSRTCPNRGVKLFGVRLTEGSIRKCASMGNLSHHSSGSGLSGLVSNNPASPGDGPDHGVGGDGYASEDFVHGSSSSSSRERKRGNPWREEEHRMFLLGLQKLGKGDWRGISRSYVKTRTPTQVASHAQKYFIRLSNVSRRKRRSSLFDIVPPDEVMDSHELQAEDVPMQGSDLILETEERESMKSTNSSSSGDEPPTVTVSASFGQEDAIQTELQPPPPGSFPVLYPAYFSPFYSFPFPVWPAAYVTGPPAKEEAHEILRPTAVHSKAAPINVDQLLGMSKLSLGEFSQNGVLEQSLSLKLVGGSASRQSAFHPNPANGGGVPDMNTVIHAV; from the exons ATGACTCGCCGTTGCTCTCACTGCAACCAAAACGGACACAACTCACGTACATGTCCGAATCGCGGTGTAAAGCTCTTCGGTGTTCGTCTCACCGAGGGCTCGATCCGCAAATGTGCCAGTATGGGCAATCTCAGCCACCACTCCTCTGGCTCTGGGTTGAGTGGACTCGTGTCGAACAATCCTGCCTCTCCCGGTGATGGCCCTGACCACGGCGTCGGCGGCGACGGTTACGCCTCCGAGGACTTTGTTCACGGCTCATCATCATCCTCTAGCCGCGAGAGGAAGAGAG GGAATCCATGGAGGGAAGAAGAGCATAGGATGTTCTTGTTGGGTCTACAGAAGCTGGGGAAAGGTGATTGGAGAGGTATCTCTAGGAGCTATGTGAAGACTAGGACACCTACTCAGGTTGCGAGTCACGCTCAGAAGTATTTCATCAGACTGTCTAATGTCTCTCGCCGCAAGAGACGTTCTAGTCTCTTTGATATTGTTCCTCCTGATGAG GTAATGGATTCTCATGAACTGCAAGCTGAGGATGTTCCGATGCAGGGCAGTGACTTGATCCTGGAGACTGAAGAGCGTGAGTCCATGAAATCCACCAACTCTAGTAGTAGTGGTGATGAGCCACCAACTGTGACGGTCTCTGCTTCTTTCGGACAAGAAGACGCTATCCAAACGGAGCTACAACCACCACCTCCGGGTTCATTCCCTGTGCTGTATCCGGCTTACTTCTCACCGTTCTACTCATTCCCCTTTCCGGTTTGGCCTGCTGCGTATGTTACCGGGCCACCGGCAAAGGAAGAGGCTCACGAGATTCTCAGGCCGACAGCTGTGCACTCAAAAGCCGCTCCGATTAATGTTGATCAACTTCTTGGTATGTCTAAGCTCAGCCTCGGAGAGTTTAGCCAAAATGGTGTATTGGAACAGTCTCTTTCATTGAAACTAGTTGGAGGTTCGGCTTCAAGGCAATCAGCCTTTCATCCAAATCCAGCCAATGGTGGTGGTGTACCGGACATGAACACCGTGATTCATGCTGTCTAA
- the LOC108852999 gene encoding VAN3-binding protein-like: MESGGFYPDWKETSSFLFGSENMEEDGVLRAEDLFSSIPQPQTPKEPMEFLSRSWSLSTSEITKALSLKHRQQEQLCVAQNTPHVLFPDAAAADPLVAGKIMNSFGTRKGGALSKWFHHHKEHTSSSSSNTINYLNKKDKVRVENAHVHSAVSIAALAAGLASVTSASNSKGPGSKMALALASATELLASHCVEMAERAGADRGRVASTVRSSVDIHSPGDLMTLTAAAATSLRGEATLKARQPKEARKNASIAPFERSFSDSHWPANIQFRLEEPNLPLEGELMQCSRHGLLRSKRVCVYINKKSQVMIKLKSKHVGGAFSKKIKSVVYGVCDEKTAWPYRKERENNSEEVYFGLKTGQGLLEFKCKNKIQKQRWVDGVQSLLGQVNCFDAAKCSLGSLSLTSKT, translated from the exons atggaAAGTGGTGGGTTTTATCCAGATTGGAAAGAGACATCATCTTTCTTGTTTGGATCAGAGAATATGGAGGAAGATGGAGTTCTGAGAGCTGAAGACCTTTTCTCATCTATTCCCCAGCCTCAGACACCAAAAGAGCCAATGGAGTTTCTGTCTAGATCCTGGAGTCTCTCTACTTCTGAAATAACCAAAGCACTTTCACTCAAACATAGACAACAGGAACAGCTCTGTGTTGCTCAAAACACTCCTCATGTCTTGTTCCCTGACGCTGCTGCTGCAGATCCACTCGTG GCTGGGAAGATCATGAACTCGTTTGGCACACGCAAGGGAGGAGCATTGTCAAAATGGTTTCACCACCACAAGGAACATactagcagcagcagcagcaacaccATCAACTATCTCAATAAGAAAGACAAGGTGCGCGTTGAGAACGCGCACGTGCATTCCGCAGTCTCAATAGCCGCTCTGGCTGCAGGTTTAGCCTCTGTGACATCTGCAAGCAACAGCAAAGGGCCAGGATCCAAGATGGCTCTGGCATTGGCCTCAGCCACCGAGCTTCTGGCCTCGCATTGCGTTGAGATGGCTGAGCGAGCCGGTGCTGACCGTGGACGTGTTGCTTCCACTGTTAGATCTTCTGTGGATATTCACAGCCCTGGTGACCTCATGACACTTACAGCCGCTGCTGCAACAT CTTTGAGAGGAGAAGCGACTCTGAAGGCGAGACAACCAAAGGAAGCAAGGAAAAACGCATCTATTGCACCTTTCGAGAGAAGCTTCTCTGACTCTCATTGGCCTGCAAACATTCAATTTAGGTTGGAAGAACCAAATCTTCCATTAGAAGGTGAACTGATGCAATGCTCACGACATG GACTGCTACGTAGTAAGCGTGTCTGTGTCTATATTAACAAGAAGTCTCAG gtAATGATCAAACTCAAAAGCAAACATGTTGGAGGAGCATTCTCCAAGAAGATCAAAA GCGTTGTCTATGGAGTCTGCGATGAGAAAACAGCTTGGCCATACAGGAAAGAGAGGGAAAACAACTCAGAAGAAGTTTACTTTGGTCTGAAAACAGGACAAGGGCTTTTGGAGTTCAAATGCAAGAACAAGATTCAGAAGCAGAGATGGGTAGACGGGGTACAGTCTCTTCTAGGCCAAGTAAACTGCTTCGATGCTGCCAAGTGCTCGCTGGGTTCTCTGAGTCTCACTAGTAAAACGTGA
- the LOC108853001 gene encoding uncharacterized protein LOC108853001: MANPAITKYGIVGIGMMGREHLINLHHLRHHQNLAVVSIADPHPPSRLLAVELAKSLNWDDLNVFSNHEELLESETCDVIVVSSPNMTHHRILMDVIAYPKPHHVLVEKPLCTTVADCKEVMEAAKRRSDHMVVQVGLEYRYMPPVAKLIERVRGGEFGDVKMVAIREHRFPFLVKVNNWNRFNVNTGGTLVEKCCHFFDLMRLFASANPVSVMASGGMDVNHKDEVYDGKVPDIIDNAYVIIEFDNGCRGMLDLCMFAEGSKNEQEISVTGHIGKGEALVPEGIVRFGSRAEGREHVQTIKAEDERIKYEGLHHGSSYLEHLVFLSAIRGEGRAAVDLEDGLMAVAMGVAAQLSIQERRYVSMDEVL; the protein is encoded by the exons ATGGCGAACCCAGCGATCACCAAGTACGGAATCGTAGGGATCGGCATGATGGGAAGAGAACACCTCATCAACCTCCACCACCTCCGCCACCACCAAAACCTCGCCGTCGTCTCCATCGCCGATCCCCACCCTCCCTCGCGTCTCCTCGCAGTCGAACTCGCCAAATCTCTCAACTGGGATGATCTCAACGTCTTCTCGAACCACGAGGAGCTCCTCGAGAGCGAGACGTGCGACGTGATCGTCGTCTCCTCGCCGAACATGACTCACCACCGGATCCTCATGGACGTCATCGCTTACCCGAAGCCTCACCACGTCCTCGTCGAGAAGCCGTTATGCACAACCGTCGCGGATTGCAAAGAGGTTATGGAGGCCGCGAAGAGACGGTCGGATCATATGGTGGTCCAAGTCGGGTTGGAGTACAGGTACATGCCACCTGTGGCTAAGCTTATTGAGAGAGTGAGAGGAGGAGAGTTTGGTGATGTTAAGATGGTAGCTATCAGAGAACATAGGTTCCCTTTCTTGGTTAAGGTGAACAACTGGAATAGATTCAATGTGAACACGGGAGGGACTTTGGTGGAGAAGTGCTGCCATTTCTTTGATCTGATGAGGCTCTTTGCTTCTGCGAATCCTGTTTCTGTGATGGCTTCTGGAGGTATGGATGTTAACCACAAGGATGAAGTTTATGATGggaag GTGCCTGATATAATTGATAACGCGTACGTTATAATTGAGTTTGACAATGGATGCCGTGGGATGCTTGACCTTTGTATGTTCGCTGAAGGAAGCAAAAACGAGCAAGAAATCTCTGTTACTGGTCACATTGGCAAG GGGGAAGCACTTGTTCCAGAGGGTATAGTTAGATTTGGGAGCCGTGCAGAGGGAAGAGAACATGTTCAAACGATAAAAGCTGAGGATGAACGAATAAA ATATGAAGGGTTGCATCATGGGTCGAGTTACTTGGAACACCTCGTATTTTTGTCGGCAATCAGAGGTGAAGGACGAGCAGCTGTTGATTTGGAAGACGGATTGATGGCTGTTGCCATGGGAGTTGCTGCTCAGCTCTCCATTCAGGAGCGCCGCTATGTATCCATGGACGAGGTCTTGTGA
- the LOC108853008 gene encoding putative MO25-like protein At4g17270: MKGLFKSKPRTPPDIVRQTRDLLVYADRSVSIPDLRESKRQEKLSELSKNLRELKLILYGNSDAEPVAEACAQLTQEFFKGDTLRRLITSLQYLNLEARKDATQVVANLQRQQVNSRLIASDYLESNIDLLDFLVDGFENTDMALHYGTMFRECIRHQIVAKYVLDSQHVKKFFYYIQLPNFDIAADAAATFKELLTRHKSTVAEFLTKNEDWFFADYNSKLLESTNYITRRQAIKLLGDILLDRSNSVVMTKYVSSMDNLRILMNLLRESSKTIQIDAFHVFKLFVANQRKPSDIINILVANKNKLLRLLADTKPDKEDERFDADKAQVVREIVSLKP, translated from the exons atgAAAGGTCTTTTCAAATCTAAGCCACGGACTCCCCCTGACATCGTTCGTCAGACTCGCGATCTCCTCGTCTACGCCGATCGATCAGTCTCCATCCCTGACCTTCGCGAGTCCAAACGCCAAGAAAAG CTGTCGGAACTAAGCAAAAACTTACGAGAGCTGAAGTTAATACTCTACGGAAACAGCGACGCGGAGCCTGTCGCTGAAGCTTGTGCCCAGCTCACTCAAGAGTTCTTTAAGGGTGATACTCTCCGCCGCTTGATCACTTCGCTTCAATACTTGAACTTGGAG GCAAGGAAAGATGCTACGCAAGTCGTTGCAAATCTTCAGAGGCAGCAAGTCAATTCACGCCTTATTGCCTCTGATTATCTCGAATCCAACATTGATCTTTTGGATTTTCTTGTCGACGG CTTTGAGAACACAGATATGGCGTTACACTATGGTACTATGTTTAGAGAGTGCATCCGCCATCAGATTGTTGCCAA ATATGTTTTGGACTCACAGCACGTGAAGAAGTTCTTTTACTACATTCAGCTTCCCAATTTCGACATTGCTGCTGATGCTGCCGCCACTTTTAAG GAACTTCTGACTAGGCACAAGTCTACAGTTGCTGAGTTCCTCACTAAGAACGAAGACTGG TTTTTTGCAGACTACAATTCAAAGCTTCTTGAATCAACTAATTACATAACTAGACGACAAGCTATTAAG TTATTGGGCGATATATTACTGGATCGGTCAAACTCAGTTGTGATGACGAAATATGTTAGCTCAATGGATAACTTAAGAATCCTCATGAATCTTCTCAGA GAATCAAGCAAGACTATTCAGATTGACGCTTTCCATGTTTTCAAG CTGTTTGTAGCCAACCAAAGAAAGCCTTCAGACATCATCAACATTCTGGTGGCAAACAAAAACAAGCTTCTAAGATTGTTAGCTGATACCAAACCAGACAAAG AGGACGAGCGCTTTGACGCAGATAAAGCTCAAGTGGTGAGAGAGATCGTAAGTCTTAAGCCGTGA
- the LOC108853009 gene encoding uncharacterized protein LOC108853009, with protein sequence MSTSPANLKCFSSSPHTLGPQVSAITDVDPSSAEAPPVSNRTVASRSSRQPRLSFSSLAPSSDRDHPKKVKPEENPPRREEAPASAEEERTWNLRPRKASGGSKKGNNGAVPAEACGGGGGGGGASSEAKNQKPIAAAAEAKSNRQRGIPAESPGLGGGGGGIEAAKSENHRLWVALSRDEIEEDVFSMSGNRPSRRPRKRTKTLQKHLDVIFPGLCLVGMNADCFRVTTSPSKR encoded by the exons ATGTCCACTTCGCCGGCGAATTTGAagtgtttctcttcttctcctcacaCGCTTGGACCTCAAGTCTCTGCCATCACTGATGTGGACCCATCATCGGCGGAGGCGCCGCCCGTCTCCAACCGAACCGTGGCGTCGCGATCGTCTCGCCAGCCGCGTCTCTCCTTCTCCTCGCTCGCACCGTCGTCCGACCGCGATCACCCGAAGAAGGTGAAACCCGAGGAGAATCCGCCGCGTAGAGAGGAAGCTCCGGCGTcggcggaggaggagaggaCGTGGAACCTGCGGCCGAGGAAAGCTTCCGGCGGTTCGAAGAAGGGAAACAACGGCGCGGTCCCCGCGGAGGCCTGCGGcggcggtggaggaggaggaggagcttcGTCGGAGGCGAAGAATCAGAAACCGAtcgcggcggcggcggaggcgAAATCGAACAGGCAGAGAGGGATCCCGGCGGAGTCTCCCGGATTAGGCGGCGGCGGCGGGGGGATTGAGGCGGCGAAGAGCGAGAATCACAGGCTCTGGGTGGCTCTTTCCCGCGACGAGATCGAGGAGGACGTGTTCAGCATGAGCGGGAACAGGCCATCTCGTCGACCGCGAAAGAGGACCAAGACTTTGCAGAAACATCTCGAT GTTATCTTCCCTGGGTTGTGTCTTGTTGGGATGAATGCTGATTGCTTCAGAGTTACCACTTCTCCCTCTAAG CGATGA